In Streptomyces sp. NBC_00433, a single genomic region encodes these proteins:
- a CDS encoding NYN domain-containing protein, with the protein MDRCVVLVDAGYLLGAAASLLAGEPSRSRIVVDHAGVVAGLRERAELETGQPLLRIYWFDGAPDRVPQPEHRRLRVMPRVTVRLGALTRTDGRWAQKGVDAAMHAELSELARNRACSDIVLVTGDGDLLPGMMSAKEHGVAVHLWAVQAADGDYNQSEDLVAEADERRVLDREWITAAIRARDGICPPAGGTRPDIGPEIAAILSAPLPESAGGPPPQEPHPAHPAHPAHPPHPPHPLTHPHPADNGTTPAAEPAEPAGPGSKAVPTPKDLAGLGKQHAAPPAPSHPAPSATLRWSSDKGWTDRAGGPDLPDTSGLPTLAQLTSAEQRWADREADITAVSGDPYEVGQVFARRWIARLPDTGQLQQLSTHYPRVPHRIDGELLRYAARFGLLAHKDDQIDEHDRYAIRAGFWREIDARTGVDHSQGGD; encoded by the coding sequence ATGGACCGCTGCGTCGTCCTGGTGGACGCCGGGTATCTACTGGGCGCAGCAGCAAGCCTTCTGGCCGGTGAACCCTCCCGTTCCCGGATCGTCGTGGATCATGCCGGCGTCGTCGCTGGCCTGCGGGAAAGAGCCGAACTCGAGACCGGGCAGCCACTGCTGCGGATCTACTGGTTCGACGGCGCACCCGACCGCGTTCCGCAACCCGAGCACCGCAGACTGCGGGTGATGCCCCGGGTGACCGTACGGCTCGGCGCACTCACCCGGACGGACGGCCGGTGGGCGCAGAAGGGCGTCGACGCCGCCATGCACGCCGAGCTGTCGGAACTGGCCCGCAACCGGGCCTGCTCCGACATCGTCCTGGTCACCGGTGACGGCGACCTGCTGCCCGGCATGATGTCCGCCAAGGAGCACGGCGTCGCCGTCCACCTGTGGGCCGTCCAGGCCGCCGACGGCGACTACAACCAGTCGGAGGACCTGGTCGCCGAGGCCGACGAGCGCCGGGTCCTGGACCGGGAGTGGATCACCGCCGCGATCAGGGCCAGGGACGGGATCTGTCCCCCGGCGGGCGGTACGCGGCCCGACATCGGCCCGGAGATCGCCGCGATCCTCTCCGCGCCGCTGCCCGAGTCCGCAGGCGGCCCGCCCCCGCAGGAGCCGCACCCCGCCCACCCCGCCCATCCCGCCCATCCGCCCCACCCCCCGCACCCGCTCACGCACCCCCACCCCGCGGACAACGGCACCACGCCGGCCGCCGAGCCCGCGGAGCCGGCCGGACCCGGCAGCAAGGCCGTACCCACCCCCAAGGATCTGGCCGGCCTCGGCAAGCAGCACGCCGCCCCGCCGGCCCCCTCGCACCCCGCACCCAGCGCCACCCTGCGCTGGTCGTCGGACAAGGGCTGGACCGACCGCGCGGGCGGCCCCGACCTGCCCGACACAAGCGGCCTGCCCACCCTGGCCCAGCTGACCAGCGCCGAGCAGCGCTGGGCCGACCGGGAGGCCGACATCACCGCGGTCAGCGGCGACCCCTACGAAGTCGGCCAGGTCTTCGCCCGCCGCTGGATCGCCCGCCTGCCCGACACCGGCCAGCTCCAGCAGCTGTCCACCCACTACCCACGGGTCCCGCACCGCATCGACGGCGAGCTGCTGCGATACGCGGCCCGCTTCGGCCTGCTCGCCCACAAGGACGACCAGATCGACGAGCACGACCGGTACGCGATCAGGGCCGGATTCTGGCGCGAGATCGACGCGCGTACCGGCGTCGACCACAGCCAGGGCGGCGACTGA
- a CDS encoding ABC transporter ATP-binding protein, whose amino-acid sequence MNTGTEDEAPPAVAAARDAVCTVRGLIRTYPAGSGARRRGLRRRGPAAEPAVVRASDGIDLDVRRGELFGILGPNGAGKTTLVRQLTGLLRPDAGSIDLLGHDLVRHPDRAARLIGYLGQESIALDELTVSLAAETTGRLRGLDAAAARAARDAVLDELELGTIASRPIKRLSGGQRRLACFAAALVGERPILVLDEPTTGMDPVARRAVWAALGRRRTENGATVLLVTHNVIEAETVLDRVAVLDHGRVIACDTPAGLRALVADEVRLDLVWRTDPPLDLPEIAALHPLADIAGRRWTLRLPHDHARTTVAQLTAGPAYASLDDFTLATPSLEDVYLALGGRSKGLVKS is encoded by the coding sequence GTGAATACGGGCACGGAGGACGAGGCGCCCCCGGCGGTCGCCGCGGCCCGCGACGCGGTGTGCACCGTGCGCGGACTGATCAGGACGTACCCGGCAGGCTCCGGCGCGCGCCGCCGCGGGCTGCGCCGCCGCGGCCCCGCCGCCGAGCCCGCCGTCGTGAGGGCCAGCGACGGCATCGACCTCGATGTGCGGCGCGGCGAGCTGTTCGGCATCCTCGGCCCCAACGGGGCGGGCAAGACCACGCTCGTACGCCAGCTCACCGGCCTGCTGCGGCCGGACGCGGGCAGCATCGACCTGCTCGGCCACGACCTCGTACGCCACCCCGACCGGGCCGCCCGGCTGATCGGCTACCTCGGCCAGGAGTCCATCGCGCTGGACGAACTGACCGTGTCGCTGGCCGCCGAGACCACCGGACGGCTGCGCGGCCTCGACGCGGCGGCCGCCCGCGCCGCCAGGGACGCCGTGCTGGACGAGCTCGAACTCGGCACGATCGCGTCCCGCCCCATCAAGCGCCTCTCCGGCGGCCAGCGCCGGCTGGCCTGCTTCGCCGCGGCCCTGGTGGGGGAGCGGCCGATACTGGTCCTCGACGAGCCCACCACCGGCATGGACCCCGTCGCCCGGCGGGCGGTGTGGGCCGCGCTCGGCCGCCGCAGGACGGAGAACGGCGCCACCGTGCTGCTCGTCACGCACAACGTCATCGAGGCCGAGACCGTCCTCGACCGGGTCGCCGTGCTCGACCACGGCCGCGTCATCGCCTGCGACACCCCCGCGGGCCTGCGCGCCCTGGTCGCCGACGAGGTGCGCCTCGACCTCGTGTGGCGCACCGACCCGCCGCTCGACCTCCCCGAGATCGCCGCACTCCACCCGCTGGCCGACATCGCGGGCCGCCGCTGGACCCTGCGGCTGCCCCACGACCACGCCCGCACCACCGTCGCCCAGCTCACCGCCGGCCCCGCCTACGCCTCCCTGGACGACTTCACCCTGGCCACGCCCAGCCTGGAAGACGTCTACCTGGCCCTGGGCGGCCGCTCGAAGGGCCTGGTGAAGTCGTGA
- a CDS encoding ABC transporter permease: MTVIAQAGPGRGGATAAAAGAVEAAPLAPRARFWSAFAAVYRAQLSRARVARIPLLFVATFQSVGIMVMMRGVVEAGDGEAARAVVAGSSVLVVAFVALNLLAQYFGQLRASGGLDHYATLPVPPAAVVLGAAGAYASFTVPGTLLTAVVGCVLFHLTLTTLWVLAVVIPLAGAALSGLGAALGLLAPRQEIATLFGQLGMSAALLLGVLPASHLPAPIGWVRDLLPSTYGVEAFARTLGGSAGTDWAAVLGDLSVCAAVGVASLAVATWAYRRAACR, encoded by the coding sequence ATGACCGTCATCGCACAGGCCGGCCCCGGGCGGGGCGGGGCCACCGCCGCGGCCGCCGGCGCCGTGGAAGCCGCGCCGCTCGCGCCGCGCGCCCGGTTCTGGTCCGCCTTCGCCGCCGTCTACCGGGCGCAGCTCTCCCGCGCCCGGGTCGCGCGGATCCCGCTGCTGTTCGTGGCCACCTTCCAGTCCGTCGGGATCATGGTCATGATGCGCGGGGTCGTCGAGGCGGGCGACGGCGAGGCCGCACGGGCCGTCGTCGCCGGCTCCAGCGTCCTCGTCGTGGCCTTCGTCGCCCTCAACCTGCTGGCGCAGTACTTCGGGCAGCTGCGGGCCTCCGGCGGCCTCGACCACTACGCCACCCTGCCGGTGCCGCCCGCCGCCGTCGTACTCGGCGCGGCCGGCGCCTACGCGTCCTTCACCGTGCCCGGCACCCTGCTCACCGCGGTCGTCGGGTGCGTGCTCTTCCACCTCACGCTGACCACCCTGTGGGTGCTCGCCGTGGTCATCCCGCTGGCCGGCGCCGCCCTGTCCGGCCTCGGTGCCGCTCTGGGGCTGCTGGCGCCCCGCCAGGAGATCGCCACGCTCTTCGGGCAGCTCGGCATGTCCGCGGCCCTGCTGCTCGGTGTGCTGCCCGCCTCGCACCTTCCCGCGCCCATCGGCTGGGTGCGCGACCTGCTGCCGTCCACCTACGGCGTCGAGGCCTTCGCCCGCACGCTGGGCGGCAGCGCGGGCACCGACTGGGCGGCGGTCCTCGGCGACCTGTCGGTGTGCGCGGCCGTCGGCGTCGCCTCGCTGGCCGTCGCCACCTGGGCCTACCGCAGGGCCGCCTGCCGGTGA
- a CDS encoding ABC transporter permease, which translates to MTAPLTPHDHSPHLPPDPGSGSDPGMGENRRKAVLSEVRRGALVALLVTVCGIALGLLWLWLSPRVPLVSDGKAVYLKDTEGEEAIGGDGTFALIAAGLGVLTAAVVFWRYRRGGVGVVLGLAAGGVLASVVGWRLGVWLGPDTDIVAHATAVGPKVVFDAPLELRAKSALVAWSVAAMIVHLALTSAFGPRDPAEPSKSADSSGPYWPPGPTSPPPPPAAHPHTPPPHDD; encoded by the coding sequence GTGACCGCTCCCCTGACTCCCCACGACCACTCGCCGCACCTGCCGCCCGATCCGGGCTCCGGGTCCGACCCCGGCATGGGCGAGAACCGCAGGAAGGCGGTGCTCTCCGAGGTCCGCAGAGGCGCGCTCGTCGCGCTGCTGGTCACGGTGTGCGGAATCGCCCTCGGCCTGCTCTGGCTGTGGCTGTCCCCCCGGGTCCCGCTGGTCTCGGACGGCAAGGCGGTCTACCTCAAGGACACCGAGGGCGAGGAGGCGATCGGCGGCGACGGCACCTTCGCGCTCATCGCGGCCGGGCTCGGTGTGCTGACCGCCGCGGTGGTCTTCTGGCGCTACCGCCGCGGCGGGGTCGGCGTCGTCCTCGGCCTCGCGGCCGGCGGCGTCCTGGCCTCCGTCGTCGGCTGGCGCCTCGGCGTCTGGCTCGGCCCCGACACCGACATCGTGGCTCACGCCACGGCGGTCGGCCCGAAGGTCGTCTTCGACGCGCCCCTCGAACTGCGGGCCAAGTCCGCGCTCGTCGCGTGGTCGGTGGCCGCCATGATCGTTCACCTCGCGCTGACGTCCGCGTTCGGCCCGCGAGACCCGGCCGAGCCGTCCAAGTCCGCCGACTCGTCCGGCCCGTACTGGCCCCCCGGCCCGACCTCACCCCCGCCCCCACCTGCGGCGCACCCGCACACCCCTCCGCCCCACGACGACTGA
- the ybaK gene encoding Cys-tRNA(Pro) deacylase has protein sequence MARKRSGSAGGTPATVALEKAGVPFSVHAYEHDPSSSLSYGDEAAAALGTSPDRVFKTLVAEVDGTLTVAVVPVAGSLDLKALAAAVGGKRAAMADPAVAERTTGYVLGGISPLGQRRPLPTVLDTSALPFPTVFVSAGKRGLEVELTPADLRALTSATSAPIARA, from the coding sequence ATGGCCAGGAAGCGGAGCGGCTCCGCCGGGGGGACTCCGGCGACGGTGGCCCTGGAGAAGGCCGGCGTCCCTTTCAGCGTGCACGCCTACGAACACGATCCGTCGTCTTCACTCTCGTACGGCGACGAGGCGGCGGCGGCCCTCGGTACGAGCCCTGACCGGGTGTTCAAGACGCTGGTCGCGGAAGTCGACGGCACCCTGACCGTCGCGGTCGTCCCGGTCGCCGGCTCGCTCGACCTCAAGGCCCTGGCCGCGGCGGTCGGCGGCAAGCGCGCCGCGATGGCGGACCCGGCGGTGGCCGAACGCACGACCGGCTACGTCCTGGGCGGCATCTCCCCGCTGGGCCAGCGCCGCCCCCTCCCCACGGTCCTGGACACCTCGGCCCTCCCCTTCCCGACGGTCTTCGTCTCCGCGGGAAAGCGCGGCCTTGAGGTCGAGCTGACGCCCGCCGACCTCCGAGCTCTGACGTCGGCGACGTCCGCACCCATCGCCAGGGCCTGA
- a CDS encoding LON peptidase substrate-binding domain-containing protein, giving the protein MVTDRIPLFPLGTALFPGLVLPLNVFEERYRSLVADLLALPEDGPRRFGVVAIKNGQEVAPTGQEGRAAGPAAGLGEDPLAALHGVGCIADATGIAERDGGGYELVATGLLRFKLLSLDVSGPYLTAEIEEIPEDPGGGAGALASEVTRVFGTYQKRLAGARERTLAPGQEFPDDPTVLSYLVAAALIAETPVKQALLEEPSSAARLAAELRLLRRETAVIEKLPSLPAVDLTSQPISAN; this is encoded by the coding sequence ATTGTGACCGATCGGATTCCGCTCTTCCCCCTGGGCACGGCACTGTTCCCCGGCCTCGTGCTCCCGCTGAACGTCTTCGAGGAGCGCTACCGCTCCCTGGTGGCGGATCTGCTGGCCCTCCCGGAGGACGGCCCGCGGCGATTCGGCGTGGTCGCGATCAAGAACGGCCAGGAGGTCGCCCCCACCGGTCAGGAGGGCAGGGCCGCGGGCCCGGCCGCAGGTCTCGGCGAGGACCCGCTCGCCGCCCTGCACGGCGTCGGGTGCATCGCGGACGCGACGGGTATCGCCGAGCGCGACGGCGGCGGCTACGAGCTGGTCGCCACCGGGCTGCTCCGCTTCAAGCTGCTCTCGCTGGACGTCAGCGGCCCGTATCTGACCGCGGAGATCGAGGAGATCCCGGAGGACCCGGGCGGTGGCGCGGGCGCGCTGGCGTCGGAGGTGACCCGGGTGTTCGGCACCTACCAGAAGCGGCTGGCGGGAGCGCGGGAGCGCACTCTGGCGCCGGGCCAGGAATTCCCCGACGACCCGACCGTGCTGTCGTATCTGGTCGCGGCCGCGCTCATCGCGGAGACGCCGGTGAAGCAGGCACTGCTCGAAGAGCCGAGCAGCGCGGCCCGGCTGGCCGCGGAGCTGCGGCTGCTGCGCCGCGAGACCGCGGTCATCGAGAAGCTGCCGTCGCTGCCCGCGGTCGATCTGACCAGCCAGCCGATCAGCGCGAACTGA
- the hisD gene encoding histidinol dehydrogenase — protein sequence MISRIDLRGAAFPEGGIDRDLLPRADFDVEAALEAVRPICDDVRHRGSVAVLDHGERFDGVRPASLRVPAAALETALAELDPAVRAALEESVRRARIVHREQRRTDVTTQVVPGGTVTERWVPVERVGLYVPGGLAVYPSSVVMNVVPAQEAGVEGIAVASPAQKDFGGLPHPAILAACALLGVTEVYATGGAQAIAMFAYGTEDCRPVNLVTGPGNIYVAAAKRLLKGRVGIDAEAGPTEIAVLADDSADPAFVAADLISQAEHDPLAAAVLVTTSPELADAVDKQLDVQVAAAKHRERITAALSGRQSATVLVDTLDQGLAVVDAYAAEHLEIQTRDSAATAARVRNAGAVFVGPHAPVSLGDYCAGSNHVLPTGGCACHSSGLSVQSFLRGIHVVDYSRDALAEVAAHVVTLANAEDLPAHGEAVRIRFDGGTA from the coding sequence GTGATCTCCCGAATCGATCTGCGTGGTGCCGCCTTCCCCGAGGGCGGGATCGACCGCGACCTGCTGCCCCGTGCCGACTTCGACGTGGAGGCCGCGCTGGAGGCAGTGCGGCCGATCTGCGATGACGTCCGCCATCGGGGCTCGGTGGCGGTGCTCGACCACGGGGAGCGCTTCGACGGGGTGCGCCCCGCCTCGCTGCGGGTGCCCGCGGCGGCGCTGGAGACCGCGCTGGCCGAGCTGGACCCTGCGGTCAGGGCAGCGCTCGAGGAGTCGGTGCGGCGGGCCAGGATCGTGCACCGCGAGCAGCGCCGCACCGACGTCACCACCCAGGTGGTGCCGGGCGGCACGGTCACCGAGCGGTGGGTGCCGGTCGAGCGCGTCGGGCTGTACGTGCCCGGCGGCCTGGCGGTCTACCCGTCCTCCGTGGTGATGAACGTGGTGCCCGCCCAGGAGGCCGGAGTCGAGGGCATCGCGGTGGCCTCGCCCGCGCAGAAGGACTTCGGCGGCCTGCCCCACCCCGCCATCCTCGCCGCCTGCGCCCTGCTCGGGGTGACCGAGGTCTACGCGACCGGCGGCGCCCAGGCGATCGCGATGTTCGCCTACGGCACCGAGGACTGCCGCCCGGTGAACCTGGTCACAGGCCCCGGCAACATCTACGTGGCCGCCGCCAAGCGGCTGCTCAAGGGCCGCGTCGGCATCGACGCCGAGGCCGGGCCCACCGAGATCGCGGTCCTCGCCGACGACTCCGCCGACCCCGCCTTCGTCGCCGCCGACCTGATCAGCCAGGCCGAGCACGACCCGCTGGCCGCCGCGGTGCTGGTCACCACCTCGCCCGAGCTGGCCGACGCGGTCGACAAGCAGCTGGACGTCCAGGTCGCCGCCGCCAAGCACCGCGAGCGGATCACCGCCGCGCTGTCCGGCCGGCAGTCCGCGACCGTGCTGGTCGACACGCTCGACCAGGGCCTCGCGGTGGTCGACGCCTACGCGGCCGAGCACCTGGAGATCCAGACCAGGGACTCCGCCGCGACCGCCGCCCGGGTGCGCAATGCCGGCGCGGTCTTCGTCGGCCCGCACGCCCCGGTCTCGCTCGGCGACTACTGCGCCGGGTCCAACCACGTGCTGCCCACCGGCGGTTGCGCCTGCCACTCCTCGGGCCTGTCCGTGCAGTCCTTCCTGCGCGGCATCCACGTGGTGGACTACTCGCGCGACGCGCTGGCCGAGGTCGCCGCCCACGTGGTGACGCTGGCGAACGCCGAGGACCTGCCCGCGCACGGCGAGGCGGTCCGGATCAGGTTCGACGGGGGGACGGCGTGA
- a CDS encoding histidinol-phosphate transaminase, protein MTRIEDLPIRDELRGQSPYGAPQLDVAVRLNTNENPYPLPEALVARITERVAEAARGLNRYPDRDAVELRTALAAYLTRTAGHRVGLAQVWAANGSNEIIQQLLQTFGGPGRTAIGFEPSYSMHALISRGTGTGWISGPRRADFTIDLAAAVREIAERRPDVVFVCSPNNPTGTAVAADTVVALYEAAQAARPSLVVVDEAYGEFSHRPSLLPLIEGRPNLVLTRTMSKAFGAAGLRLGYLAADPAVVDAVQIVRLPYHLSAVTQATALAALEYTDTLLGYVDQLKAERDRLVRELRATGYEVVDSDANFVQFGRFADSHTAWEAVLAHGVLVRDNGVPGWLRVSVGTPAENDAFLDAARAVFKEHSTTEEQV, encoded by the coding sequence GTGACGCGCATCGAGGACCTGCCCATCCGTGACGAGCTGCGCGGCCAGTCCCCGTACGGGGCCCCGCAGCTGGACGTGGCCGTGCGGCTGAACACCAACGAGAACCCGTACCCGCTGCCCGAGGCCCTGGTCGCCAGGATCACCGAGCGGGTCGCCGAGGCCGCCCGCGGCCTGAACCGCTACCCGGACCGGGACGCGGTCGAGCTGCGCACCGCGCTCGCGGCGTACCTCACCAGGACCGCCGGCCACCGGGTCGGCCTGGCCCAGGTGTGGGCGGCGAACGGCTCCAACGAGATCATCCAGCAGCTGCTGCAGACCTTCGGCGGCCCCGGCCGCACCGCGATCGGCTTCGAGCCGTCGTATTCGATGCACGCGCTGATCTCCCGCGGCACCGGCACCGGCTGGATCTCCGGGCCGCGCAGGGCCGACTTCACCATCGACCTGGCCGCGGCCGTGCGGGAGATCGCCGAGCGCCGCCCCGACGTGGTCTTCGTCTGCTCGCCCAACAACCCGACCGGCACCGCGGTCGCCGCCGACACCGTCGTGGCGCTCTACGAGGCGGCGCAAGCCGCCCGCCCCTCGCTGGTCGTGGTGGACGAGGCCTACGGCGAGTTCTCGCACCGCCCTTCGCTGCTGCCGCTCATCGAGGGCCGGCCCAACCTGGTGCTGACCCGCACGATGTCCAAGGCCTTCGGCGCCGCCGGGCTGCGGCTCGGCTACCTGGCCGCCGACCCCGCCGTGGTCGACGCGGTGCAGATCGTCCGGCTGCCCTACCACCTGTCCGCGGTCACCCAGGCGACCGCGCTGGCCGCGCTGGAGTACACCGACACGCTGCTCGGCTACGTGGACCAGCTGAAGGCCGAACGCGACCGCCTGGTCCGCGAGCTGCGCGCCACCGGCTACGAGGTGGTCGACTCCGACGCGAACTTCGTGCAGTTCGGCCGGTTCGCCGACAGCCACACCGCCTGGGAGGCGGTGCTCGCCCACGGCGTGCTGGTCCGGGACAACGGGGTGCCCGGCTGGCTGCGGGTCTCGGTCGGCACACCCGCGGAGAACGACGCGTTCCTGGACGCGGCGCGGGCTGTCTTCAAGGAACACAGCACTACAGAGGAGCAGGTATGA
- the hisB gene encoding imidazoleglycerol-phosphate dehydratase HisB, whose amino-acid sequence MTRVGRVERTTKETSVVVEIDLDGTGQVAVSTGVGFYDHMLDQLGRHGLFDLSVKTEGDLHIDTHHTIEDTALALGAAFKQALGDKVGIYRFGNCTVPLDESLAQVTVDLSGRPYLVHTEPEGMAPMIGSYDTTMTRHILESFVAQAQIALHVHVPYGRNAHHIVECQFKALARALRYASERDPRAAGILPSTKGAL is encoded by the coding sequence ATGACCCGCGTGGGCCGCGTCGAGCGCACCACCAAGGAGACGTCGGTGGTCGTCGAGATCGACCTCGACGGCACCGGGCAGGTCGCCGTGTCCACCGGCGTCGGCTTCTACGACCACATGCTGGACCAGCTCGGCAGGCACGGGCTGTTCGACCTGTCGGTGAAGACCGAGGGCGACCTGCACATCGACACCCACCACACCATCGAGGACACCGCCCTCGCGCTGGGCGCCGCCTTCAAGCAGGCGCTCGGCGACAAGGTCGGCATCTACCGCTTCGGCAACTGCACGGTCCCGCTGGACGAGTCGCTCGCCCAGGTCACCGTCGACCTCTCGGGACGCCCCTACCTGGTGCACACCGAGCCGGAGGGCATGGCGCCGATGATCGGCTCGTACGACACCACGATGACCCGGCACATCCTGGAGTCCTTCGTCGCCCAGGCCCAGATCGCCCTGCATGTGCACGTGCCCTACGGGCGCAATGCGCACCACATCGTGGAGTGCCAGTTCAAGGCCCTCGCCAGGGCGCTGCGTTACGCCAGCGAGCGCGACCCGCGCGCCGCCGGGATTCTGCCGTCGACGAAGGGCGCGCTGTGA
- the hisH gene encoding imidazole glycerol phosphate synthase subunit HisH, producing the protein MGKSVVVLDYGFGNVRSAERALAHAGADVEITADFDKAMRADGLLVPGVGAFEACMAGLRGVRGEWIVGRRLAGGRPVMGICVGMQILFARGIEHGVETEGLDEWPGTVEPLQAPVVPHMGWNTVKAAEGSRLFAGSDEDARFYFVHSYAVRSWDLESRSDRISGPKVSWTTHGEPFVAAVENGPLWATQFHPEKSGEAGARLLANWLDTL; encoded by the coding sequence ATGGGCAAGAGCGTCGTCGTCCTCGACTACGGTTTCGGCAACGTCAGATCGGCCGAGCGCGCCCTCGCGCACGCCGGCGCCGACGTCGAGATCACCGCCGACTTCGACAAGGCGATGCGGGCCGACGGCCTGCTGGTGCCCGGTGTCGGCGCCTTCGAGGCGTGCATGGCCGGCCTCAGGGGCGTACGCGGCGAGTGGATCGTCGGACGCCGGCTGGCCGGCGGGCGGCCGGTGATGGGCATCTGCGTCGGCATGCAGATCCTCTTCGCCCGCGGCATCGAGCACGGCGTCGAGACCGAGGGCCTGGACGAGTGGCCGGGCACCGTCGAGCCGCTGCAGGCCCCCGTCGTCCCGCACATGGGGTGGAACACGGTCAAGGCCGCCGAGGGCTCCCGGCTGTTCGCGGGCAGCGACGAGGACGCCCGCTTCTACTTCGTGCACTCCTACGCGGTGCGCAGCTGGGACCTGGAGTCGCGCAGCGACCGCATCAGCGGCCCCAAGGTCAGCTGGACCACCCACGGCGAGCCCTTCGTGGCCGCGGTGGAGAACGGCCCGCTGTGGGCCACCCAGTTCCACCCGGAGAAGTCCGGCGAGGCCGGCGCCCGACTGCTCGCCAACTGGCTCGACACCCTCTAG
- the priA gene encoding bifunctional 1-(5-phosphoribosyl)-5-((5-phosphoribosylamino)methylideneamino)imidazole-4-carboxamide isomerase/phosphoribosylanthranilate isomerase PriA, whose product MTKLELLPAVDVRDGQAVRLVHGESGSETSYGDPLAAALAWQGAGAEWLHLVDLDAAFGTGDNRARIAEVARTMDIKVELSGGIRDDDTLAAALATGCTRVNLGTAALETPEWVAKVIAEHGDKIAVGLDVRGTTLRGRGWTRDGGDLYETLSRLDSEGCARYVVTDIAKDGTLQGPNLELLTGVCAATDRPVVASGGVSSLDDLRAIASLVPQGVEGAIVGKALYAKAFTLEEALEAVSR is encoded by the coding sequence ATGACCAAGCTCGAACTGCTCCCCGCCGTCGACGTACGCGACGGCCAGGCCGTACGCCTCGTGCACGGCGAGTCCGGCTCAGAGACGTCGTACGGCGACCCGCTCGCCGCGGCGCTCGCCTGGCAGGGCGCGGGCGCGGAGTGGCTGCATCTGGTGGACCTCGACGCGGCCTTCGGCACCGGCGACAACCGGGCGCGTATCGCCGAGGTGGCCCGCACCATGGACATCAAGGTCGAGCTGTCCGGCGGCATCCGCGACGACGACACCCTCGCCGCGGCGCTCGCCACCGGCTGCACCCGGGTCAACCTGGGCACGGCCGCGCTGGAGACCCCCGAATGGGTCGCCAAGGTCATCGCCGAGCACGGCGACAAGATCGCTGTCGGCCTCGACGTGCGCGGCACCACCCTTCGCGGCCGCGGCTGGACCCGCGACGGCGGCGACCTCTACGAGACGCTGTCCCGGCTGGACTCCGAAGGCTGCGCCCGCTACGTCGTCACCGACATCGCCAAGGACGGTACCCTCCAGGGCCCGAACCTGGAGCTGCTCACCGGCGTGTGCGCGGCCACCGACCGCCCGGTCGTCGCGTCCGGCGGCGTCTCCAGCCTTGACGACCTGCGCGCCATCGCGTCTCTTGTTCCGCAGGGTGTGGAAGGCGCGATCGTCGGCAAGGCGCTCTACGCGAAGGCGTTCACTCTCGAAGAGGCCTTGGAGGCAGTGTCACGATGA
- a CDS encoding Rid family hydrolase, translating to MTGTPAVRRDQSDSPLEETIGFARAVAAGDLVLVAGTMPLVDGAVRGEGSPYEQTLLAFRNALAALEPFGLGPDSVIRTRMYLSHSRDADDAGRAHRELFGDIRPVTTMVVVAGFMDSRVLVEVEIEAFRDVRGDTE from the coding sequence ATGACCGGAACCCCCGCAGTACGGCGCGATCAGTCCGACAGCCCGCTGGAGGAGACGATCGGCTTCGCCCGTGCCGTCGCCGCGGGGGACCTGGTGCTGGTCGCCGGCACCATGCCGCTCGTCGACGGCGCGGTCAGGGGCGAGGGCAGCCCGTACGAGCAGACGCTGCTGGCCTTCCGCAACGCGCTGGCCGCACTGGAGCCGTTCGGCCTGGGGCCGGACAGCGTCATCCGCACCCGGATGTACCTGAGCCACTCCAGGGACGCCGACGACGCTGGCCGCGCCCACCGCGAGCTGTTCGGCGACATCCGCCCGGTCACGACGATGGTCGTGGTGGCCGGCTTCATGGACTCCCGGGTGCTGGTGGAAGTCGAGATCGAAGCCTTCCGAGATGTCCGAGGAGACACCGAATGA